GCAAGCTCGTCGAGCTTCTCGACGACTGCGTACCGATCATCGCGGGCAGCGAGGTCAACGACGATCCCTGCGCGCCGATCAGCCGCTGGGGCCGCGATCGGGTCGAGAAGGAGGGCGATGCGACGCCGATCGAGTGGATCACCCGCGCCTCGCGCTACGGCGAGAAGCTCGCCACGCCCGACGTCTCGATCGCCGACCTGATCGGCGAGATCGACCCGATCCGGGTCGCCGAGGGGCGCTACCTCGCCGACGAGTCGACCATCCACTACGGGCTGATCCCGCGCACCAATCGCGGCATCTTCTGCATCAACGAGCTGCCCGACCTGGCGGAGAAGGTGCAGGTCGGGCTGTTCAACGTGATGGAGGAGCGCGACTTCCAGGTGAAGGGCTTCAAGGTCCGGCTTCCGCTCGACGTGCTCGTGGTCGCCAGCGCCAACCCCGAGGACTACACCCGTCGAGGTCGCATCATCACCCCGCTGAAGGACCGCTATCAGGCGCAGATCCGCACGCACTACCCGCCCACGCGCGCGCTCGAGATCGAGGTCATGAAGCAGGAGCGGCGCAAGCCGCGCACGCAGGCGGTGCCGCTCTGGATTCCGGGCTTCCTCGAGCAGATCGTCGCCGAGCTCACGATCCAGGCGCGCAAGAGCGCCGACATCAGCCAGGTCTCCGGCGTCTCGGTCCGCGCCTCGATCGCGAATTACGAGACGCTGCTCGCCGCCGCGGAGCGACGCGCGCTCCGGCTCGGCGAGGACGAGGCGGTTCCGCGACTCACCGACCTGCCGGGGCTGCTCGCGTCGATGGGTGGCAAGGTCGAGCTCGAGTACGCGGGCACCGACACCCACGAGTCCGAGATCCTGGACAACCTGGTGCGGCGCGCGGTGATCGAGGTCTTCGGCGAGGTCTGCGCGGCGTTCGATCTCGACGCGGTCGTGCGCGCGTTCGAGGACGGCTGGAAGGTCGAGGTCGGAGACGAGCTGCCCTCGCGCGAGTACGCCGACGGCCTCGACCAGATCGCGGGCCTGCGCAAGGCGGTCGAGCAGCTCGGCTGTGACTCGAGCCCGGCGCGGATCGCGGCCGCGGTGGAGTTCGTGCTCGAGGGTCTGCACCTTTCGAACCGACTCAACCGCGAGACCTCGGGCGACCGCGTCGTCTACGGCTAGCGATGCCGAGGCTGCGCTACAGCCGCTGGGACGGCACGCAGCGACCGTTCTCGCTCGCCGCGGAGGCCGCGCTCGACGAGCTCGCGCGCCACCTCATGGAGGGAATGAGCGTCGACGAGGCGCTCTCCTGGATGCGCTACCAGGGCTTCGAGCTCGCGGGCCAGAACTTCCGGGTGATGGGCGTCGAGGAGCTCATGCAGCAGCTGCGCCAGAAGGCGCGCGAGCTGATGAGCGGCCGCAACATGGACCAGGTCTTCGACGAGCGCTGGCAGAAGCTTCGCGACGCGCTC
This genomic interval from Deltaproteobacteria bacterium contains the following:
- a CDS encoding magnesium chelatase — translated: MGRPERLGELLASGYRPRSVREELRANLIARIRAGQPLFPEMIGYADSVVPAIENAILAGHDMIYLGERGQGKSKMIRKLVELLDDCVPIIAGSEVNDDPCAPISRWGRDRVEKEGDATPIEWITRASRYGEKLATPDVSIADLIGEIDPIRVAEGRYLADESTIHYGLIPRTNRGIFCINELPDLAEKVQVGLFNVMEERDFQVKGFKVRLPLDVLVVASANPEDYTRRGRIITPLKDRYQAQIRTHYPPTRALEIEVMKQERRKPRTQAVPLWIPGFLEQIVAELTIQARKSADISQVSGVSVRASIANYETLLAAAERRALRLGEDEAVPRLTDLPGLLASMGGKVELEYAGTDTHESEILDNLVRRAVIEVFGEVCAAFDLDAVVRAFEDGWKVEVGDELPSREYADGLDQIAGLRKAVEQLGCDSSPARIAAAVEFVLEGLHLSNRLNRETSGDRVVYG